One Streptomyces sp. RPA4-2 genomic window carries:
- the ssd gene encoding septum site-determining protein Ssd has protein sequence MAGAITHDVPPTADGRQGGPLIVTEDVELLDDLLRLCAAAGARPEVHHGVPDRGGSWEAAPLVLVGDDAARRVRGAVRRRGVVLVGRDQDDSGVWRRAVEIGADHVLMLPDGEQWLVDRIADVAEGVGRPALTVGVIGGRGGAGASTLACALAVTSAREGRRTLLVDADPLGGGLDVLLGGEAVEGLRWPSFAASRGRVGGGALEESLPELHALRVLSWDRGDSVVIPSQAVRAVLAAARRRGGAVVVDLPRRVDDGVSEALAQLDLGLLVVPADLRAIAAAGRVASAVGMVLRDLRVAVRGPYAPGLDDREVARLLGLPLVGEVPAEPPLLDAGVPPGGAVRGPLARFCTAFWERVAREGGGA, from the coding sequence GTGGCGGGAGCCATCACACACGACGTGCCACCCACCGCCGACGGGCGGCAGGGCGGACCATTGATCGTCACGGAGGACGTCGAACTCCTCGATGACCTGCTGCGCCTGTGCGCGGCGGCGGGTGCGAGGCCGGAGGTGCACCACGGTGTGCCGGATCGCGGAGGCAGCTGGGAGGCGGCACCGCTGGTGCTGGTCGGCGACGACGCCGCGCGGCGTGTGCGCGGGGCCGTGCGCAGGCGCGGGGTGGTGCTGGTCGGGCGGGACCAGGACGACTCGGGCGTCTGGCGGCGGGCCGTCGAGATCGGCGCCGACCATGTCCTGATGCTGCCCGACGGTGAGCAGTGGCTGGTCGACCGCATCGCCGACGTGGCCGAGGGCGTGGGCCGGCCCGCGCTCACGGTGGGCGTGATCGGCGGCCGGGGCGGCGCGGGAGCGTCCACGCTCGCTTGCGCGCTCGCCGTCACCTCGGCGCGCGAGGGACGCCGCACCCTGCTCGTGGACGCCGATCCCCTGGGGGGCGGACTCGATGTACTGCTCGGCGGAGAGGCGGTGGAGGGCCTGCGCTGGCCGTCGTTCGCCGCCTCCCGCGGCCGGGTCGGCGGCGGAGCGCTGGAGGAGTCCCTGCCCGAACTGCACGCGCTGCGTGTCCTCAGCTGGGATCGCGGTGATTCCGTCGTCATCCCCTCGCAAGCGGTCCGCGCTGTTCTGGCCGCGGCCAGACGGCGTGGCGGCGCGGTGGTCGTGGACCTGCCCCGCCGTGTCGACGACGGCGTCTCGGAGGCCCTCGCCCAGCTCGACCTCGGACTGTTGGTGGTCCCCGCCGACCTGCGCGCGATCGCGGCTGCGGGCCGGGTGGCGTCCGCGGTCGGCATGGTCCTGCGCGATCTGCGGGTGGCGGTCCGGGGCCCCTACGCTCCGGGTCTCGACGACCGTGAGGTGGCCCGGCTGCTCGGGCTGCCACTCGTCGGTGAAGTGCCCGCCGAACCCCCGCTGCTGGACGCCGGTGTGCCACCCGGCGGGGCGGTACGGGGTCCGCTGGCCCGGTTCTGCACCGCCTTCTGGGAGCGAGTGGCGAGGGAGGGCGGGGGCGCGTGA
- a CDS encoding type II secretion system F family protein: MGGRDSGARRARLLCAGGAVVAGPPAGERARAGWRRLRGRLRPEGWSLVAGLAVALLGASVVPLLLGAAGVPLLRRVRRAGEADRERERRGDAVIALCGALAGEVRAGRQPGEALLNAAHDSGGLGEARAAVLAAARFGGDVPDALTDAARQPGAEGLVGLAACWRVAVDRGAGLAAGLDRLEGALRAERDQRADLRAQLAGSRSTAVMLAGLPVLGLLLGTALGADPLHVLLHSGPGLGCLLVGGVLEGVGLWWALRIVKGAEAA, from the coding sequence ATGGGCGGGCGGGACTCGGGGGCGCGCAGAGCGCGGCTGCTGTGCGCGGGCGGCGCGGTGGTGGCCGGACCACCGGCGGGGGAGAGGGCGCGGGCCGGATGGCGGCGGCTGCGCGGGCGGCTGCGGCCCGAAGGGTGGTCGCTGGTGGCCGGGTTGGCGGTCGCGCTGCTGGGCGCCTCGGTCGTGCCGCTGCTCCTCGGCGCGGCCGGGGTGCCGTTGCTCCGGCGGGTACGACGGGCCGGCGAGGCGGACCGGGAGCGTGAGCGCCGGGGCGATGCGGTGATCGCCCTGTGCGGGGCCCTCGCCGGTGAGGTGCGGGCCGGACGCCAGCCGGGCGAGGCGCTGTTGAACGCCGCGCACGACTCGGGCGGCCTCGGCGAGGCGCGGGCGGCGGTACTGGCGGCGGCGCGGTTCGGTGGGGACGTACCGGACGCGCTGACCGACGCGGCACGGCAGCCGGGGGCCGAGGGGTTGGTGGGGCTCGCCGCGTGCTGGCGGGTCGCCGTGGACCGGGGTGCGGGTCTCGCGGCGGGGCTCGACCGTCTGGAAGGGGCGCTGCGCGCGGAGCGCGACCAGCGGGCCGATCTGAGAGCCCAGTTGGCGGGATCGCGGTCGACGGCGGTGATGCTCGCGGGGCTGCCGGTCCTGGGGCTGTTGCTCGGCACGGCGCTGGGCGCGGATCCGCTGCACGTGCTTCTGCACAGCGGGCCGGGCCTGGGCTGCCTGCTGGTGGGTGGGGTGCTGGAAGGTGTGGGGCTGTGGTGGGCGCTGCGCATCGTGAAGGGAGCGGAGGCGGCATGA
- a CDS encoding type II secretion system F family protein has translation MSAEIVHRLGMLGCGAVALGWLVRALGRARYERRVRRRLTGLLDPRRPPHRRRFDVRDAGLRWLPPVGAVCAGWVLVGGPAGVVTGLVAGLGILRWRRRRRRGPGPVEEYDTTRAARQLPLAADLVAACIAAGADPVAAARAVGEALGGPVGERLARGAAEVRLGGEPADAWRRLASIPGAGGLARLLERAGESGVPAAVPVGRLATEARAERGRSATARARRAAVMVTVPVGLCFLPAFLAIGVLPVVIGLADGVLGGGGG, from the coding sequence ATGAGCGCGGAGATTGTCCACAGGCTGGGGATGCTCGGGTGCGGGGCGGTGGCGCTCGGGTGGCTGGTGAGGGCGCTCGGCAGGGCGCGGTACGAGCGGCGGGTGCGCAGGAGGCTGACCGGGTTGCTGGACCCGCGGCGGCCGCCGCACCGGCGCCGATTCGACGTCCGGGACGCGGGGCTGAGGTGGCTGCCGCCGGTGGGTGCCGTGTGTGCCGGCTGGGTGCTGGTCGGAGGGCCGGCCGGGGTCGTGACGGGGCTGGTCGCCGGGCTCGGGATCCTTCGGTGGCGCCGGCGCCGGCGGCGCGGTCCGGGGCCGGTGGAGGAGTACGACACGACGCGGGCCGCCCGGCAACTTCCGCTCGCCGCCGACCTGGTGGCGGCCTGTATCGCGGCGGGGGCGGATCCCGTGGCGGCGGCCCGGGCCGTGGGCGAGGCCCTCGGCGGGCCCGTCGGGGAGCGGCTTGCCCGGGGTGCCGCGGAGGTGCGGCTCGGAGGCGAACCGGCGGACGCGTGGCGGAGGTTGGCGTCGATACCGGGAGCCGGTGGTCTGGCGCGGCTGCTGGAGCGGGCGGGTGAGTCGGGGGTGCCGGCGGCCGTGCCGGTCGGGCGACTCGCCACCGAGGCCCGCGCCGAACGGGGGCGGAGCGCGACGGCGCGGGCACGCAGGGCGGCCGTCATGGTCACCGTGCCCGTGGGGCTGTGTTTCCTGCCCGCGTTCCTCGCGATCGGTGTCCTGCCCGTGGTGATCGGGCTGGCGGACGGGGTGCTGGGAGGTGGTGGCGGATGA
- a CDS encoding DUF4244 domain-containing protein, translating to MCRTVRVRVRAWMRGLAARGDAGMVTSEYAVGVIAAVAFAAVLYKVVTSGQVSAELQDIVGRALNVPT from the coding sequence ATGTGCAGGACGGTACGAGTACGGGTGCGGGCATGGATGCGCGGCCTGGCGGCGCGCGGGGACGCGGGAATGGTCACCTCCGAGTACGCGGTGGGTGTCATCGCGGCGGTGGCCTTCGCGGCCGTGCTCTACAAGGTGGTGACGAGCGGTCAGGTCAGCGCGGAGTTGCAGGACATCGTGGGGCGGGCGCTCAATGTCCCGACATGA
- a CDS encoding Rv3654c family TadE-like protein — MRRRTRSPGFSDKGSATVWAVGVIALLCAVFGAVLAMGQAVVVRHRAAGAADLAALAAADHWTDGSPAACAEADRVARAQRARLARCTVEGEISDVTAVSGAGPFAVEIRSRAGPAAPVDPAATPAALPAAVR; from the coding sequence GTGAGGCGGCGGACGCGGTCCCCGGGGTTCTCGGACAAGGGGTCGGCGACCGTGTGGGCGGTCGGGGTGATCGCCCTGCTGTGTGCCGTCTTCGGGGCGGTCCTGGCCATGGGGCAGGCGGTCGTGGTGCGCCACCGCGCGGCGGGGGCGGCCGACCTGGCGGCGCTCGCCGCCGCGGACCACTGGACGGACGGGAGCCCGGCGGCCTGCGCCGAGGCGGACCGGGTGGCCCGGGCCCAGCGTGCCCGGCTGGCGCGGTGCACGGTGGAGGGGGAGATCTCGGACGTCACGGCCGTGTCGGGTGCGGGCCCCTTCGCCGTGGAGATCAGGTCCAGAGCGGGCCCCGCCGCACCGGTGGACCCGGCGGCTACTCCCGCGGCGCTCCCCGCAGCAGTTCGGTGA
- a CDS encoding DEAD/DEAH box helicase, translating to MAFNHLPAGVHDALSPLSVTPVTHSMPMAKNHRSDRTSADTASRPSPGTVLDRLASGPSRASRITHTEHLPPRAGRHAVWPDRIRSEVVAAVQAAGIEHPWAHQALAAEHALDGESVIVATGTASGKSLAYLVPVLTALLDGSEAPNGRGATALYLAPTKALAADQRRSVKELSQPLGNAVRPAVYDGDTPVEEREWVRQYANYVLTNPDMLHRGILPSHPRWASFLRALKYVVIDECHTYRGVFGSHVAQVLRRLRRLCARYGSSPVFLLASATAAEPSVAARRLTGLPVVEVADDASPRGELVFALWEPPLTELHGEKGAPVRRTATAETADLLTDLTVQGVRSVAFVRSRRAAELIAVIAQERLAEVDRSLARRVAAYRGGYLPEERRALERALHSGELLGLAATTALELGVDVSGLDAVVIAGYPGTRASLWQQAGRAGRAGQGALAILVARDDPLDTFLVHHPEALFDQPVESTVLDPDNPYVLAPHLCAAASEIPLTDEDLELFGPAAADLLPQLEAAKLLRRRTKAWHWTRRERAADLTDIRGEGGSPVQIVEAGTGRLLGTVDAGAAHTTVHEGAVHLHQGRTYLVKHLDLEDSVALVEEANPPYSTVARDTTAISVLETDTEIPWGEGRLCYGSVEVTNQVVSFLRRRVITGEVLGESKLDLPPRTLRTRAVWWTVTEDQLDAARIGPEILGGALHAAEHASIGMLPLFATCDRWDIGGVSVPLHPDTLLPTVFVYDGHPGGAGFAERAFHTARAWLTATREAISSCECEAGCPSCIQSPKCGNGNEPLHKRGAVRLLTELLRGAPRE from the coding sequence ATGGCATTCAATCACTTACCGGCAGGCGTGCACGACGCCTTGAGCCCATTGTCCGTCACGCCAGTGACACACTCGATGCCGATGGCCAAGAATCACCGATCCGATCGAACCTCGGCGGACACCGCTTCCCGCCCCTCTCCGGGCACGGTCCTGGACCGGCTCGCCTCGGGGCCGAGCCGGGCTTCGCGCATCACTCATACGGAGCACTTGCCCCCACGGGCGGGTCGCCATGCCGTATGGCCCGATCGGATCCGATCGGAGGTCGTCGCCGCCGTGCAGGCCGCGGGCATCGAGCACCCCTGGGCCCACCAGGCGCTCGCCGCCGAGCACGCCCTGGACGGCGAGTCCGTGATCGTCGCCACCGGCACGGCCTCCGGCAAGTCCCTGGCATACCTCGTGCCGGTCCTCACAGCCCTTCTGGACGGCTCCGAGGCGCCGAACGGCCGGGGGGCCACCGCGCTCTACCTGGCGCCCACAAAGGCCCTCGCAGCCGATCAGCGCCGTTCTGTGAAGGAACTTTCACAACCGCTGGGCAACGCCGTTCGACCAGCCGTGTACGACGGCGACACCCCGGTCGAGGAACGCGAGTGGGTCCGGCAGTACGCCAACTACGTTCTGACCAACCCCGACATGCTGCACCGCGGGATACTTCCCTCCCACCCCCGCTGGGCCTCCTTCCTCCGTGCCCTGAAGTACGTCGTCATCGACGAGTGCCACACCTACCGCGGAGTCTTCGGCTCCCACGTCGCCCAGGTGCTGCGCCGACTGCGCCGCCTGTGCGCCCGCTACGGCTCCTCACCCGTCTTCCTGCTGGCCTCCGCGACCGCTGCCGAACCTTCCGTCGCCGCCCGCCGCCTGACCGGCCTCCCGGTGGTCGAGGTCGCCGACGACGCCTCCCCGCGCGGCGAGCTGGTCTTCGCCCTCTGGGAACCCCCGCTCACCGAACTGCACGGCGAGAAGGGCGCGCCCGTCCGGCGTACCGCCACCGCCGAGACCGCCGACCTCCTGACCGACCTGACCGTCCAGGGCGTGCGCTCGGTCGCCTTCGTACGGTCCCGGCGCGCCGCCGAACTGATCGCGGTGATCGCCCAGGAGCGGCTGGCCGAGGTCGACCGCTCGCTCGCCCGGCGCGTCGCGGCGTACCGCGGCGGCTACCTCCCCGAGGAACGCCGCGCCCTCGAACGAGCCCTGCACTCCGGAGAACTCCTCGGTCTCGCCGCCACCACCGCCCTAGAACTCGGCGTCGACGTCTCGGGACTGGACGCAGTCGTCATCGCGGGCTACCCGGGCACCCGGGCGTCCCTGTGGCAGCAGGCGGGCCGCGCCGGCCGCGCGGGGCAGGGCGCGCTGGCGATCCTGGTCGCCCGCGACGACCCGCTGGACACGTTCCTCGTGCACCACCCCGAAGCACTGTTCGACCAGCCGGTGGAGTCCACGGTCCTCGACCCCGACAACCCGTACGTCCTCGCCCCCCACTTGTGCGCCGCCGCCTCCGAAATCCCTCTCACGGACGAGGATCTGGAGCTGTTCGGCCCGGCCGCCGCGGATCTGCTGCCGCAACTGGAGGCCGCGAAACTGCTGCGCCGCCGGACCAAGGCCTGGCACTGGACACGCCGGGAGCGGGCCGCCGACCTGACCGACATCCGCGGCGAGGGCGGCAGCCCGGTGCAGATCGTCGAGGCCGGAACGGGGCGGCTGCTCGGCACGGTGGACGCCGGCGCCGCGCACACGACGGTGCACGAGGGCGCGGTCCATCTGCACCAGGGCCGTACGTACCTGGTGAAGCACCTGGACCTGGAGGACTCCGTCGCGCTGGTCGAGGAGGCCAACCCGCCGTACTCGACGGTCGCCCGCGACACGACCGCCATCTCCGTCCTGGAGACGGACACCGAAATCCCCTGGGGTGAGGGCCGGTTGTGCTACGGCTCCGTCGAAGTCACCAACCAGGTCGTCTCCTTCCTGCGCCGTCGGGTCATCACCGGGGAAGTACTGGGCGAGTCGAAGCTCGACCTCCCTCCGCGCACACTCCGCACGCGTGCGGTGTGGTGGACGGTCACCGAGGACCAGCTGGACGCCGCCCGCATCGGTCCGGAGATCCTCGGCGGCGCCCTGCACGCCGCCGAACACGCGTCGATCGGCATGCTTCCGCTGTTCGCCACCTGCGACCGCTGGGACATCGGCGGCGTGTCCGTCCCGCTGCACCCCGACACCCTGCTGCCCACGGTGTTCGTCTACGACGGTCACCCCGGCGGCGCGGGCTTCGCTGAACGCGCCTTCCACACCGCCCGTGCCTGGCTCACCGCCACCCGTGAGGCCATCTCCTCCTGCGAGTGCGAGGCGGGCTGCCCGTCCTGCATCCAGTCCCCCAAGTGCGGCAACGGCAACGAGCCGCTCCACAAACGGGGTGCCGTCCGGCTGCTCACCGAACTGCTGCGGGGAGCGCCGCGGGAGTAG
- the bldG gene encoding anti-sigma factor antagonist BldG translates to MDLSLSTRTVGDRTVVEVGGEIDVYTAPKLREQLVELVNDGSFHLVVDMEGVDFLDSTGLGVLVGGLKRVRAHEGSLRLVCNQERILKIFRITGLTKVFPIHTSVEEAVAATD, encoded by the coding sequence GTGGACCTGTCCCTGTCGACCCGTACCGTCGGCGATCGTACGGTCGTCGAGGTCGGTGGCGAAATCGATGTATATACCGCGCCCAAGCTGCGTGAGCAGCTGGTCGAGCTGGTGAACGACGGCAGTTTCCATCTTGTCGTCGACATGGAGGGCGTGGACTTCCTCGACTCCACCGGGCTCGGCGTTTTGGTGGGCGGCCTGAAGCGTGTGCGTGCCCATGAGGGCTCGCTGCGACTGGTCTGCAACCAGGAGCGCATTCTGAAGATCTTCCGTATCACCGGTCTCACCAAGGTGTTCCCCATCCACACCTCGGTCGAGGAAGCGGTAGCGGCCACCGACTGA
- a CDS encoding ATP-binding protein — translation MATVELRFSALPEHVRTARLVAAAVARRAGVDEAVLDEVRLAVGEACSRAVGLHQSGGISAPVRVTLIEEEKQFSIEVGDEAPRSVPGATVPGASPGEADTDAEEDEMGLAVISGLVDDVEVSADEHGGLIRMSWPTTPPVTLVP, via the coding sequence ATGGCCACCGTTGAGCTCCGCTTCAGCGCGCTGCCCGAGCACGTCAGGACCGCCCGACTGGTGGCGGCAGCGGTGGCGCGCAGGGCCGGAGTGGACGAGGCCGTCCTCGACGAGGTCAGACTCGCCGTGGGCGAGGCCTGCAGCCGTGCCGTCGGACTGCACCAGAGTGGCGGCATCTCGGCGCCGGTGCGGGTGACGCTGATCGAGGAGGAGAAGCAGTTCTCCATCGAGGTCGGCGACGAGGCGCCGCGTTCGGTGCCCGGTGCGACGGTGCCCGGAGCCTCTCCCGGTGAGGCCGACACGGACGCCGAGGAGGACGAGATGGGCCTCGCGGTCATCAGCGGCCTCGTCGACGACGTGGAGGTCAGCGCCGACGAGCACGGTGGACTGATCAGGATGAGCTGGCCGACCACGCCGCCGGTCACGCTCGTTCCCTGA
- a CDS encoding sodium-translocating pyrophosphatase, producing the protein MAGLSTPQQFDHPTTFAAAVLTDDNRLIVMVIGVVALAALAVAGVLVRQVLAAGEGTDSMKQIAAAVQEGANAYLGRQLRTLAVFAAVVFFLLMLLPADDWNQRAGRSIFFLIGAVFSATTGYIGMWLAVRSNVRVAAAAREATPAAGEPEKDLTAVSHKAMKIAFRTGGVVGMFTVGLGLLGASCVVLVYAADAPKVLEGFGLGAALIAMFMRVGGGIFTKAADVGADLVGKVEQGIPEDDPRNAATIADNVGDNVGDCAGMAADLFESYAVTLVAALILGKAAFGDSGLAFPLIVPAIGVLTAMVGIFAVAPRRSDRSGMSAINRGFFVSAVISLVLVAVAVYVYLPGKYSGLDGVTDAAIKAKSGDPRILALVAVAIGIVLAALIQQLTGYFTETTRRPVRDIGKSSLTGAATVVLAGISIGLESAVYTALLIALGVYGAFLLGGASITLALFAVALAGTGLLTTVGVIVAMDTFGPVSDNAQGIAEMSGDVTGAGAQVLTDLDAVGNTTKAITKGIAIATAVLAASALFGSYRDAILSAANDVGEKVSGPGAPLNLMMDISQPNNLVGLIAGAAVVFLFSGLAINAVSRSAGAVVYEVRRQFREHPGIMDYTEKPEYGRVVDICTKDALRELATPGLLAVLAPIAIGFTLGVGALGSYLAGAIGTGTLMAVFLANSGGAWDNAKKLVEDGHHGGKGSEAHAATVIGDTVGDPFKDTAGPAINPLLKVMNLVALLIAPAVVRFSYGDDKNLALRFLIAVLSLLVIVVAVYISKRRGIAVGDEEDAERVSKSPDAAVVS; encoded by the coding sequence ATGGCGGGGCTTTCTACCCCTCAGCAGTTTGACCATCCCACAACCTTCGCAGCCGCAGTTCTGACCGACGACAATCGCCTGATCGTGATGGTCATCGGCGTCGTCGCGCTGGCGGCCCTGGCGGTCGCCGGGGTTCTGGTACGACAAGTACTCGCGGCCGGCGAGGGCACCGACAGCATGAAGCAGATCGCGGCAGCGGTCCAGGAGGGCGCGAACGCCTACCTGGGGCGGCAGTTGCGCACCCTGGCGGTATTCGCCGCCGTGGTGTTCTTCCTGCTCATGCTGCTGCCCGCGGACGACTGGAATCAGCGTGCCGGAAGGTCGATCTTCTTCCTGATCGGCGCGGTGTTCTCGGCGACCACCGGATATATCGGTATGTGGCTCGCCGTCCGGAGCAATGTCCGCGTGGCCGCCGCGGCACGGGAAGCGACCCCGGCAGCGGGTGAACCCGAAAAGGATCTCACCGCCGTCTCGCACAAAGCCATGAAGATCGCATTCCGTACGGGCGGCGTCGTCGGCATGTTCACGGTGGGGCTCGGTCTGCTGGGCGCCTCCTGTGTGGTGCTGGTGTACGCGGCCGACGCGCCGAAGGTCCTGGAGGGATTCGGACTCGGCGCCGCGCTGATCGCCATGTTCATGCGTGTCGGCGGCGGCATCTTCACCAAGGCCGCCGACGTCGGCGCCGACCTGGTCGGCAAGGTCGAGCAGGGCATTCCGGAGGACGACCCGCGCAATGCCGCGACCATCGCCGACAACGTGGGCGACAACGTCGGGGACTGCGCCGGTATGGCCGCGGACCTCTTCGAGTCGTACGCCGTCACGCTCGTCGCCGCGCTGATCCTCGGCAAGGCGGCGTTCGGCGACTCCGGGCTCGCCTTCCCGCTGATCGTGCCCGCGATCGGCGTCCTCACGGCCATGGTCGGCATCTTCGCGGTGGCACCACGCCGTTCCGACCGCAGCGGCATGTCGGCGATCAACCGTGGCTTCTTCGTCTCCGCGGTGATCTCGCTGGTGCTGGTCGCGGTGGCCGTCTACGTCTACCTGCCGGGGAAGTACTCCGGCCTGGACGGCGTCACGGACGCGGCGATCAAGGCGAAGAGCGGCGATCCTCGGATCCTCGCGCTGGTGGCCGTCGCGATCGGCATCGTGCTGGCCGCGCTGATCCAGCAGCTGACCGGCTACTTCACCGAGACAACCCGCCGTCCCGTACGGGACATCGGCAAGAGCTCACTCACCGGTGCGGCCACCGTCGTCCTCGCCGGTATCTCCATCGGTCTCGAATCGGCCGTCTACACCGCCCTGCTGATCGCTCTCGGCGTGTACGGGGCCTTCCTGCTCGGCGGCGCGTCCATCACGCTGGCGCTCTTCGCCGTGGCGCTCGCCGGGACCGGCCTGCTCACCACGGTCGGTGTCATCGTCGCCATGGACACCTTCGGCCCGGTCTCCGACAACGCCCAGGGCATCGCGGAGATGTCCGGCGACGTCACGGGCGCGGGCGCCCAGGTGCTCACCGACCTGGACGCGGTGGGCAACACCACCAAGGCCATCACCAAGGGCATCGCCATCGCCACGGCCGTCCTCGCCGCCTCGGCGCTCTTCGGCTCGTACCGGGACGCGATCCTGTCGGCCGCGAACGACGTGGGCGAGAAGGTCTCCGGGCCGGGCGCGCCGTTGAACCTGATGATGGACATCTCCCAGCCCAACAACCTGGTGGGCCTGATCGCCGGCGCGGCCGTCGTGTTCCTCTTCTCGGGCCTCGCGATCAACGCCGTGTCGCGCTCCGCGGGGGCCGTGGTCTACGAGGTGCGGCGGCAGTTCCGCGAGCACCCCGGGATCATGGACTACACGGAGAAGCCCGAATACGGGCGGGTCGTCGACATCTGCACCAAGGACGCCCTGCGGGAGCTGGCCACCCCGGGTCTGCTCGCCGTCCTGGCGCCCATCGCCATCGGCTTCACACTCGGTGTCGGCGCGCTCGGCTCGTATCTCGCGGGCGCGATCGGCACCGGCACCCTGATGGCCGTCTTCCTCGCCAACTCCGGCGGCGCGTGGGACAACGCGAAGAAACTCGTGGAGGACGGTCACCACGGTGGCAAGGGCAGCGAGGCGCACGCCGCCACGGTGATCGGCGACACCGTCGGTGACCCCTTCAAGGACACCGCGGGACCGGCGATCAACCCGCTTCTGAAGGTGATGAACCTGGTGGCGCTGCTGATCGCGCCGGCGGTCGTCAGGTTCTCGTACGGCGACGACAAGAACCTCGCTCTGCGGTTCCTGATCGCGGTGCTCTCGTTGCTCGTGATCGTGGTCGCGGTGTACATCTCGAAGCGACGCGGGATCGCCGTGGGCGACGAGGAGGACGCGGAGCGGGTCTCCAAGTCGCCGGATGCGGCGGTGGTTTCGTAG
- a CDS encoding oligoendopeptidase F family protein, with product MEGTNPVNKKLTAALSGGAVLVLALTGCSSDNGNNDKLNSWAKQVCDAVQPQAKKIEAANAAIQKETSDNSAPDAVRKTDAQAFQDMSDAYKAIGAAVDGAGAPDVTDGKKKQTDAVKELNGISASYAALKKQVDGLDTKDQAKFADGLKGIATQLTKLSQSGNDALKKLEEGDVGKAMAKQESCKSASSPSAARG from the coding sequence ATGGAAGGGACCAATCCGGTGAACAAGAAGCTCACGGCCGCACTGTCCGGCGGTGCGGTACTGGTACTGGCGCTGACGGGATGCAGCAGCGACAACGGCAACAACGACAAGCTGAACTCCTGGGCCAAGCAGGTCTGTGACGCGGTGCAGCCGCAGGCCAAGAAGATCGAGGCCGCCAACGCCGCGATCCAGAAGGAGACCTCGGACAACAGCGCGCCGGACGCCGTCCGCAAGACGGACGCGCAGGCCTTCCAGGACATGTCCGACGCCTACAAGGCGATCGGCGCCGCCGTCGACGGCGCAGGCGCGCCCGACGTCACCGACGGCAAGAAGAAACAGACGGACGCCGTGAAGGAACTCAACGGCATCTCCGCGTCCTACGCCGCCCTCAAGAAGCAGGTCGACGGGCTCGACACGAAGGACCAGGCGAAGTTCGCGGACGGCCTCAAGGGCATCGCGACGCAGCTCACCAAGCTGAGCCAGAGCGGCAACGACGCGCTGAAGAAGCTGGAGGAGGGCGACGTGGGCAAGGCGATGGCGAAGCAGGAGAGCTGCAAGTCGGCGTCGTCGCCCTCCGCGGCCCGGGGCTGA